Proteins from one Ficedula albicollis isolate OC2 chromosome 21, FicAlb1.5, whole genome shotgun sequence genomic window:
- the TMEM240 gene encoding transmembrane protein 240 — MTASVSGNQTGVNVLFHHPELTRCLGYGLLQAIACLMDMNALLDRFHNYILPHLRGEDRVCHCNCGRHHVHYVIPYDGDQSVVDSSENYFVTDNVTKQEIDLMLGLLLGFCISWFLVWMDGVLHYAVRAWRTSRRYDNSWSWIPKFCNLKELRKRQHRQYEEATGNMVHIKQKLYHNGHPSPRHL; from the exons ATGACTGCTTCAGTCTCTGGCAATCAAACTGGAGTCAATGTTTTATTCCATCATCCAGAGTTGACCAGATGCCTTGGTTATGGGCTCTTACAGGCAATAGCTTGCTTGATGGACATGAATGCGTTGTTGGACAGATTTCACAATTACATCCTACCGCATCTGAGAGGGGAGGACCGAGTTTGTCACTGCAACTGTGGAAG GCACCACGTGCATTATGTCATCCCTTACGACGGGGACCAGTCGGTGGTGGATTCCTCGGAGAATTACTTCGTGACCGACAATGTGACCAAGCAGGAGATCGACCTGATGCTGGGGCTCTTGCTGGGCTTTTGTATAAGCTGGTTCCTGGTGTGGATGGACGGGGTTCTGCACTACGCCGTGCGCGCCTGGCGGACCAGCCGGCGCTACG ACAACTCCTGGTCCTGGATCCCCAAGTTCTGTAacctgaaggagctgaggaagCGCCAGCACCGGCAGTACGAGGAGGCCACCGGGAACATGGTGCACATCAAACAGAAGCTGTACCACAACGGGCACCCCAGCCCCCGGCACCTCTGA